One Alnus glutinosa chromosome 3, dhAlnGlut1.1, whole genome shotgun sequence genomic region harbors:
- the LOC133864469 gene encoding uncharacterized protein LOC133864469 isoform X2, whose product MANAEEKGNDFYEVLGLKKECSASELRNAYKTLALRWHPDRCSASGNSKFVEDAKKKFQAIQQAYSVLSDSNKRFLYDVGAYDSDDDENGMGDFLNEMAVMMSQTKSSENGEEESFEDLQDLFEELFKGDIDTFGSSFQTSTCSGSSSSYTSYCESSSSNNKRNSSEMNFGKTNLEDTSGFDANFQNFCLGTGGTPTRYHKGEGSSRSCRRNRR is encoded by the exons ATGGCAAATGCAGAAGAGAAAGGAAATGACTTCTATGAAGTGTTGGGGTTGAAAAAGGAATGCTCTGCGTCGGAGCTCAGGAATGCTTATAAAACACTTGCTCTG AGATGGCACCCAGATCGTTGTTCAGCTTCGGGGAACTCAAAGTTCGTGGAAGATGCTAAGAAGAAATTCCAGGCCATCCAACAAGCCTATTCTG TTCTATCGGACTCGAACAAAAGGTTTCTGTACGATGTAGGGGCGTATGATAGCGATGATGACGAAAAT GGAATGGGTGATTTCTTGAATGAAATGGCAGTCATGATGAGCCAAACGAAGTCTAGT GAAAATGGGGAGGAGGAGAGCTTTGAGGACTTGCAGGATCTGTTTGAAGAGTTGTTTAAAGGGGATATTGACACATTTGGCTCAAGCTTTCAGACTTCTACTTGTTCTGGTTCGTCATCTTCCTACACCTCTTATTGTGAAAGTTCTAGTTCCAACAACAAACGCAATTCCTCTGAAATGAATTTCGGGAAGACAAATTTGGAGGATACCTCTGGCTTTGATGCCAACTTTCAGAATTTCTGTTTAGGG ACAGGCGGAACGCCGACAAGATATCATAAAGGAGAAGGGAGTTCAAGGAGTTGCAGAAGGAACCGGCGGTAG
- the LOC133864469 gene encoding uncharacterized protein LOC133864469 isoform X1, whose amino-acid sequence MANAEEKGNDFYEVLGLKKECSASELRNAYKTLALRWHPDRCSASGNSKFVEDAKKKFQAIQQAYSVLSDSNKRFLYDVGAYDSDDDENGMGDFLNEMAVMMSQTKSSENGEEESFEDLQDLFEELFKGDIDTFGSSFQTSTCSGSSSSYTSYCESSSSNNKRNSSEMNFGKTNLEDTSGFDANFQNFCLGAERRQDIIKEKGVQGVAEGTGGSRGHGMRQKVSSGHDVSTINYSGISAG is encoded by the exons ATGGCAAATGCAGAAGAGAAAGGAAATGACTTCTATGAAGTGTTGGGGTTGAAAAAGGAATGCTCTGCGTCGGAGCTCAGGAATGCTTATAAAACACTTGCTCTG AGATGGCACCCAGATCGTTGTTCAGCTTCGGGGAACTCAAAGTTCGTGGAAGATGCTAAGAAGAAATTCCAGGCCATCCAACAAGCCTATTCTG TTCTATCGGACTCGAACAAAAGGTTTCTGTACGATGTAGGGGCGTATGATAGCGATGATGACGAAAAT GGAATGGGTGATTTCTTGAATGAAATGGCAGTCATGATGAGCCAAACGAAGTCTAGT GAAAATGGGGAGGAGGAGAGCTTTGAGGACTTGCAGGATCTGTTTGAAGAGTTGTTTAAAGGGGATATTGACACATTTGGCTCAAGCTTTCAGACTTCTACTTGTTCTGGTTCGTCATCTTCCTACACCTCTTATTGTGAAAGTTCTAGTTCCAACAACAAACGCAATTCCTCTGAAATGAATTTCGGGAAGACAAATTTGGAGGATACCTCTGGCTTTGATGCCAACTTTCAGAATTTCTGTTTAGGG GCGGAACGCCGACAAGATATCATAAAGGAGAAGGGAGTTCAAGGAGTTGCAGAAGGAACCGGCGGTAGCCGAGGGCATGGCATGAGGCAAAAGGTTTCATCTGGTCATGACGTCTCCACCATCAACTACTCCGGTATCTCTGCTGGATGA